In Lagenorhynchus albirostris chromosome 1, mLagAlb1.1, whole genome shotgun sequence, the sequence CTGGAAACCCAGGAGAGCTGGCTTGAAGCCCTgcttcagggggaaaaaagagttgATGttggaacaaagagaaaaacatttttttaaagtgtatgcaACAACTTCTGGCTCAAAGAAGATGAAATGATCGATTTCATCCTCTGAATGAGCCATGAAAAGAAGCTTTGTGCATGCTCCTTTGCTCAAAGAATctggggctgggcttccctggtggcgcagtggttaagaatccacctgccaatgcaggggacatgggttcgagccctagtctgggaagatcccacatgccgcggagcaactaagcccgtgggccacaactactgagcctgcgctctagaacccgtaagccacaactactgaagcccgcgtgcctagagcccgagctctgcaacgagagaagccaccgcaatgagaagcccgcgcaccacagtgaagagtagcccctgctcgccgcaactagagaaagccgcgcgcagcaacaaagacccgatgcagccgaaaataaataaattaatttttaaaaatctggggcTATTTGCCCTGGCGCTGACACACCTTTCACCAGAATTTCTCAACCTGGTTACCTATTCCAAAAGTTCTTTCCCTTCATTGGTAGGAATAATAGAATGAGTAAAATTAAGCAACTGAAAACTAAATCATGCTCACAGCTGGGCTAAAGAAACCAGAAAGAACAGAGATATGGGCAGATTTAGATGAAAAGTAGAATTCTATTAGATGAAGAGGGAACTTGAGTCACCATGGGAACCAAGTAGAAGAGTATAAAGGTGGTTGGTGGGCCTCACTGGAGCATGCGGACAAATTACAGTTAACACGTCTGTCGCTGACCAACACCACGAAGATCTTTTCTAGATGTACAAAGACAGCTATGCAATGAGCTCATCCTGatcttttcttttatagctcCTCTTGTACCTTTTATAACCTGTCTTTTCCTAAGCAAGACTTTGGTATCTAGAAGGATGATCTCACTAAGGGTGTCTGACCAGATGACAGCAGGTGGCAGGGTATTCAGCAAAAGTCTTTTCACTCTCAGACATGCACAAGTATTCTTCTGAGCAGGGGAAATCCTCTTTTGCCCGCTGGGAGATGATCTAAACCATCCAAGTGTGCACTAGAGAGACACTCCAGGAGGAAGTGGGAAAGGAATGGAATTTTCAACTTGAAACAGCCGGATGATTTTAAACCAAAGGATAATGTCCCCCACACTTAGGAACCCGGTACGTATTTCCCAGATTTAAGGAGGGAGGATTTTACTAGATACTGCATTCTGAAGCATAGAATCCACTGGTGTGTGCGAGTAGGAGTCGAGAGTATTAACAATCACCCTTTCCCTGTCTTGCCTGTTCACCTGCTGCTCATCCCCATGAGAAACTCTACCACGGACCCCCAACAGTGTGACAAAATCTCAAAGTGACCCGCAACCCTGGAGAGCCCTGCCATACCCTCGAAAACACAATGCTGAGACGGCATGAGGAATCCACCGCTCTCGGGTTCTTAGGAGCCGGAAGGCCTCATCTGCTGTTGGACTCAACACTCTCATTTTAGAGATACAGATGAAGCATCTCAGGTCCAGAGAGGAGCAGGTGGTGGTTCGACAGCCACCCTGGGAAGTGACCAAGCTGGACGGCACATAAACCCAGCCAGATCCTGGCACCACCCTGCCTCTCAGCGCAAGCCAGTGAGTGGGTTTCAGACTGTGATCAGGAGCCCAAGTGGCAAAGGGGCTTCACAGTTGGGCTTCATTCAGTCCCTCAAGCTATTTATGTTAACAAAGCTCTTCTTCACTAGAATATACAGTCCCTTAGGGCCAGGACCAGATTCTATTCGACCTGTATTCCTCACTTCTTACCCCTTACATAAAGCGGAGATAGCTGAGGTGtaaggctgggggagaggagctGCTGATAACTAAGAACCCAATACTATGAATGCAGCCTTTAGTTGTTCTCCTGGACCTCACGCAGGGACCATCCTTCTCACCTCTTGGGCTGCTTCTGTGAGTACACCAGCAGGTACTTCACTCGCAGGAGCTGGTTATTGGTGACCACAAAGTACTTTGGAGGGATGTCTCCCCCTTCACTGTGCTTGATCCTCGCTCTCCTGCGATCTATCTCCCTGGAATCTAAATAAGGAGATAAAGCACAACTTTACAGGGGGAAGATACAATAATAACAGAAGCAAACTATGAAAAGAAATGGGTCAAGCACCCTGGTCCTGAGGGTGGAGAAGCCCCGAGAGGCAGAGGAATGGGCTGTGTGTGTACGTGAAGCAGGACTTAAAAATAGGAGAGTCCGACAAGCAGACAAccgggaggaggaaaaggaatagGAAACTAAAAGGGAtacaagaggggaaaaaaaaaaactgagttggGAAAGCAGAGGGAAGAAGCAGATTGATGGccataacaaaaaaataatctgGGACTAGAAATAAGACTTGATCTGAAACAAACTTTTTAACAGCATTTTAAATTAACGGTTCTGGATTCGAGTTTCTTAGAACACTTATCTTCCACCTTTTGTACCAAGACttgtttcaaaaaacaaaacaaaacctttcctTTTAGTAACATGAAAAAGCTTTACCAGaaagaaccaaaacaaaaaaacccacaaaaggtCAAAGCTTCGTGACAGCAGACGTTGCAAGGTTTTGTCCTAATGTTTAATGTCACGGTTTGCAGACTTCCTAAGAATTACAAAAGCGAATATTCGTGCTGTCTGGTTTGGGAGAGTGGCGTCAGACCTGGGCCCATTCCTCAGGATTCCAATTGTTTTACATTAGAGGCCAGGAACAGACAGTTTTCTCAATTCTCCTTTTCTCAGTGGAACCAACAAGCCAGCTCTGGAGACTAGAATGACAGTTCTTTGACCTCTGCCTTTGAGGGCAAAACAGCAGGGGGCACGGGGCAAAGATCTAAGGCACAGATCAGGAGAGTAGACTGAGGTGGCCCAGTATTCATCCACTCCCTAGAGAGCCCAGGATTCACTCCCATGGCCTCAGGTGCCCCTCACATCCTCTGGGGGCTCCAGCACACAGCAGAGCAGCCTGGAGGAATAGCGTGTGGACGCAAGTCTTTAGCTTCAgtttagcaaatgtttattgaatgtcaAGTATGTACCAGACTCCCTGCTGACCCCAGGTGCCCAAGAGTGAATCAGATCCAGTCTCTACCTTCAGTGAGACTGTGCTCTGGCCTCACACACTCATTTTCATCTTCTCCACCCCAAAGCTTTCCTTGAGCACTTGGACCCACCATGATTGCCCCTTCCTCTGAGCTGCCGCTGTGGACCTCATCAGCACCCTCAGCTGGCACTGCCTACCCACTGCCCAGTAGTCAGTGATACCTTTTCCACTGTGCGTTCAGTCCATAAGGAGACTGCTCACTGCCTGAAGGCAGGCCCTGTCCTACACGGTTAACCCAGCCCATCCCTTGGCACGCAATGGGTGCTCCACCCAGCAGCTGGGCCAAAGGCAAAAGCCTGACACCCAGAGGCCTGCAGCACAGGTCTGGGCCAAGTGCTCACTCACCCTTCTTCTTCGTTTGGCACTTGACGTCTGGATGGTCGATGACCTCGCACACGGCCACACAGCTAAGGATGGGGCCCAGGAGGCTGCGCTGCCACCCATGGCCATGGGGGCTGTAAATGAGAGCCAGGCTCAAGTCACTGGTGAGGTAGGTCCCTTCCCCGAACAAGGATGTCTGAAATGGCAGatcaacagaaaagaaacagggcTGGGTGAATGCAGAGTTGGCACAGCAAGATGACACAGGTCTTTCTTCAACAGGTTGTTAACACAATCTTCaagcctctttttttcccccagcaaaaGGCATAAGATCAAATAATCCTATGACATCGTCACAGGGTTATTACAAAACACATTCCTATCTGACGACAGTTTAACTGATTGTGGGTGTGGCTAACTAACCTGGCAAACTAGTAGTTCCAGTGCTTAAGGCTGAGTGAGAAAACCACAGGGATAAGAGTCAAACGGACCCAAGTTTGAATCCTGCCTATCCCTCTAACAAGCTAGCAAGTTATATaaactctctgggtctcagtttctacatctgcaaAGCGGTGACAACACTGTCTCCTCAAGGATTCAATGAGATGATGCACATAGAGCACCGCACAGGACACCTGGCACAAGACAGGGGTGGGTATGCCGTCACAGGTTCTGATGTCGTAGGGTATCAGGCATTCCTGCTACATGAATGTGTTAAGCATGGCTACACTGACAGGCTTGCAGAAGCAAAGTCATGCCCTTATGTACAGGGAGGGGGTAACACCTGAGTGACTAAGGGAAGTAATCGGAGTCATTACTTGGAACAGAAACGCATCTCTCAGGCCAGAAACTGTAACCAAATGAGGCAGGCCTATATGAGGGGCAGGGTAAGTTTTGCTCTTTGTGTTGGTGTCGACCAAGAAAATGTCCAAAATTCTAGGAGGCAGGTCCCTGGTGGTGATGCTAATTTGGTGTCCTCCACGAGGAAGCATGCCAGGTGAAAGAGAAGGATCTCAGGTGAAATACCTACAAGCTGAGGCTACAGCAGGCATAGCAAACACATCCTTTGCCCATGGTAGACATCAATAATCAACCGTGACGCCGACATAAAAATATCAATCATGGCACTCATTCATACTgactcagaatccttctcagcACAACATTCTAGGTAACTGCTACCAGTGGATGGAATTTGACATGAGCTGTAATCCAGATGCTATTCTTGGGCCACAGTGTCAGTACCTTAAGATGATGAATGGCCTCAAACAGCTCACTGAATGTCCTCTACTTGCTAACTGAGAAACATCCTAGTCAGTGGCACCAGGCTTCCACAACTCTAAGCCGATTAAGGGAAGTGTAGGGGAAATGAAACAAGCCTTTCCTTGGCCTTGTTACAGTGTCCCCATGTCTCAAAAGTTAACACAGACTTTCTCCAAGGACACGGATGTCCTCTGATCTGACCCCACATCCATTTCTGCTTATGCCTGCCATGTATACGTCATTCCCTAGACTCAAGAACCATGAGCAGGAGAGCACAACAGCAGGAAACTTGGGGTATCCCTACGAGAAAAACAATCTCAGAGCTTCAACTGGCAGGTAGGCTCCCCCAAGCAAGCCCCTCACTGAAAACCCAGACAGAGGAGCCAGAAGAGCATCCACTTCACCAAAGGACTATGATGAGTTGCTTCTAAGCAGCAAACTCCCTCAGGCACTGAAGTGAAGGTTTGGTTACAAGACTGGAATCTGCAGGCAACTTCTCCAGGTGGGCTCTGGTGTGAAGCAGAGGCCCCTGGATTCCAGTAGCCTGGCCATAATAATAAGCTGAGAGCCAGTTGTAAACAAGCCTATCATCCTCGCAAAACCCAACTGTGCTAATCAGCGGCAGCCGTGCTGGAAAAGCCTCTCCAGCCTCGGGGCTGCATCAGCCACGACTGAGCCCACAGCTTGCGGAGCCAGTCCCCCAGACAAGGCAGATGCTGGGACGACTGGCGGAAAGGCTGCAGCCCTCCAGACACCCCAGAGTCGCTCTCCATCAGCCTCTAAAAGCAGCCACTGCTTCCTTGGTACTTAAGTAAGAGTACCAAGGAAGAGCCCTTTGCATACATGAACTGTTTCAATCCTATCAGGGCACCAGCACGTGGGTAATGgaatcctattttacagatgaggacaccggGGCTCCGAGAGGTTAAGTAAACTTCCCCAGGATTGCAGAGCTGCAAAGGTGGTCTTTCTGGCTCCTGTCTGTATTCTTCCTCCTTCGCCTCACTGAGGGACAAAATAAGTGCTGACAAAGAAGGGGTGGTTGACACTCCTGACAAAGGAAGGAAAGGTGCTCAAGGAGGGAGCTCCTCTCCTGTTTCCCCAAGGGCTGACTCTGTTGGCGGGTCCCCTAGGCAGGTGTTTCTCAAACTTCAACATGCATACGAATCACCTAGGAGTTTGTTAAATTGTGATTTCTGATCAGGCAGTCTGCGGTGGGCCCGAGATTCCACATGttcaacaagctcccaggtgatgtggaCGCTACTGGTCCAGGGATCATGCTGAGGAGTGAGGGCTGGCCACCCACTGGGCTCGCCTGGGGAGCTCTGAAAGCACACTGGTGCCCGGGCCCCACATTGGTCGGGGATGCGGCCAGGCATTGGGATTTTTAATAGCTCCCCAAGTGACTCTAAATGTGCAGCCAAGGCTGGGAATCATCTTTAAACCGATGCTTCTCAAACATTAATCAGTATAGGAGTCACCTGGAGAtcttaaaatgcaggttctgactCAGAAGGTCAGGTGGGCCCAGGATTCTGCCTTTTCACAGGCTCCCGAGCAATGCTGCTGTTGCtggtctgcagaccacactttgagtggcAAGGCCTTAGTGAGCCTACCCACCCTCACCCCTACCAGCCCTGACACACAGCCCCCCCCATGTCAGCAGCCTTGGGCCCCACCTTGTTCAGGTGGCAGTGCAGGCCATTGTGGATGATGGAATGGAAGTTTTCTAGGCGGCTCCCATGGAAGGCGTAGATTAGGTCTCGTTCTCCTTTGGTCTCATAAAATTTGGCGTTGGCTGGGTCGGAGTACTCAATTTCAAACAGGAAGTCCGGCACGGGGACAGGCGTGTGAGGGGCACCAGTCAGCTTTTGGATCTTTTCAAACTTGAAAACATGCAAGAAGTTGAAGTTTTATTTGGGAAGTTGGTTAAATGTGCTGCCAAAATGGCCTCCTAAAGCCTTGGGCTTAACGCCTATGGGCTCTGCTCATGAGAAGAACTGGCTTCACAGGAATAAAAACATCAGTTTATAAACAAGCCCAGAGCTTATAGCTCAAGGCTGCTTTCCTCTAACAATATTTTTCCCTGAGAAGCATGAATTGCTCCTTCTAACTAAAGATCACTTCAAATTTTCATTACACTTTCACATCTATTTCCTGCATTCCATCTTGACAATAATCTTAGGAGGTGGAAAGATGTGATGATGAATTACAGAAATGGCCACAACATTTTTTCCTCCCATCCCTGTCCACTCACCCCTCTGCAATGCAAGTTTGCAGGTGGAATTCCACCAAGATTTCATCAGGAGATGGAATCTATTTCTCCACCCCTTAAATCTGGGCTTGGCCATGTCACTTCCCTTGGTAAACATACGGCAAATAGAGACTTGAAAAGAGCTTGCCCTTCCTTGTCTGCTGCTGGGAACCCTTCACAAGCCCTGCTAACCTTCTATAGGATGACAGCCTCGTAGAGGAAGGCCCCAACCACAGCAGCCATCCCCGCTGAAGCCCCCCACACACAAGTGAGGCTACCCTGGATCAGCCCCAGGCGAGCCGGCCCCACCAATAAGAACCACCCAGCCAACCCACAGAATCACAAGAAGCAAtcagtgttgttttaagccagtagaTTTGGGGGATGGTTTGTTATGCAATGAAAGCTAACTGATACAGAAGGGTAAGCTCCTTCCTAAAGGGTAATAATCCTCTTCAGGGCAGAGACCACACCATTTCCAAGATTTCCAAACAGTACATCACAGACCAAAGCCAGTCTGTGTTAAAGTTTTCTCTGGGTTGTGATTACATGACAAAAATAAGGGCAATTTAACAGATATATTTACATTGATGTAAGGTTGCCATGATCCCTTCTTTGGAAGAACTGTCCTTTATTCTGAAGTCAGGgccatcctttttttttgtattaaaatatccTTTTATAAAATGATGCATGGTAGACAATATCCTTACTTGGGcacaataaaaagttaataatccTGGGTCCCAACACTCCATATTTTAATGGAACTTAGCAGATGggattgggatttgaacccagagcctGAGGATTTCCACTACTATAATCAAAAATCAAGGAGCAGCTGCCTTATCTACTTTACAAATAGCACCCAACTCCAGTAGGCGCTTGATGCCCTTATGaggaatgagtaaatgaatgaataaatctaaaTTTAACAGATGACAAAAGTGAAACCCAGAGATCATCTAGGAGTTAGCAGCCCAGCCCGACCTGAAtacaggtctcctgactcccactCCAGGGCTGTTTATGTTATCTTACCATCCAACATGGATGGAGGATGTCCCTAGATACCACAAACAAGATGCCAAATTCTAGGCCACTTAAGGAGGATTTCTGTCTTTAGCAGGAACTTATAAAACTGAATGCTCTTGAATTAAAACTGATTAAGTGAGGAATAGTACAAACTCCTGCTGCCGCTTACAGGAAAGAACACCTGATCAGGGATGTGCCTGTCCTACACCCTGATCCTTGTCATCCCAGCCCGTCCCCGCGAGATCGCAACCAAGCAAGGGAAGCCAAATTATGGAATATCTGGCCTCTGCCAGAGACTGTACTGCGGGTGAGACACATTCTATTACAGCTCCCTTTTGAGGTAACTATTAATATTCTCaatttacaaatggggaaaagaaGACTCAATAATAGATAGgaatgggatttgaacccagagcctGAGGATTTCCACCACTTCGGGTTCTGCCTCTTTGCTTCCTGACAGCTGGAATGTCTGGTCCACCCTTGTCAGAAGTACCTGGGGTGCTTCTGATACCCAACTTTTACTGAGCCCCTAGCATGTGCCcttaggcattgttctaagtgagaaaattcatttaattctcacagccagTTCCCTGATGGAagtatactattattatccccagtttacagatgaggaaactgaggtactgaAATGCACCCAGTAACCTGCTCAAGGTCCCGCTGGTAAGAGGGAGAACACGGCTTCGTACTGCCAGTGTACAAGTTCCTGGGCCCCACTCTAGACacagaatcagaatttctggggacACAAggtccaggaatctgcattttcaataAGCTTCCCAGGTCATGCTGGTGCACAAAGAGGTCCCAGAGCCCTccaggcccaggaatctgtgatCCTATAGACCAAAGTCTCACCTCTGACTTTCCTGCACTGTGGATTGTCAGGACCTTTGAGGATAAAATCCAGCTCACCAGGTCCCAGGCCCACGTGTCTTTGTCTCCTGAGGACTGGAGAAGTTCTTTCAGGTTGGGTAACTTAGTGGCATCTGCAAGCTGAAGTGAGGAAAACCTCCGTTAGCAAGGATCCTGGACAAAATGATAGTAACCCCAGGTGCCCTCTAGTGGTAAGGCAGGCGACCTGCACTTCTTTCAGGTTCCAAGGAATTTCTTCAGAGGGAAATGCAACAGGTCTACGATCCCTTTCCAAATACTGCCCAACTCCAAATGTTCTGAACACTGGAAGGTTATCTGTAACTCAACTAGTACAAAACCTAACCTGAGCTGATGTGAGGTTCGTTTAATCTTAATTATCCCACTTTGTGTTACTAGTGATGAGATGCATTTTGCTGCAGAACTATTAATACCTGATTATGGGACGCACCCCGCTGGAGGTGTTACCAAATACATGGTATATACACATGTCGGTAAAGGGTTACAAAGCCTTCTCCCTTCAGCATGAGTTAATTTTCTGTTAACCTGTTCCCCTGGAGACCAGACAAAGGTAATATAGCAACTACATACAGAACCAGGCAACGCTGATTTTGGTAAAGATGACCCAGAACGGTAACTGCATCTGGACTGGAGGAAACTGAGTGGGGAATCCATGGTTTTGGGTTTCCCTGAGTGTGGTGACTTTTTGTGAGGACACTGGCTATGCTGTTCTTACTAGAGGGACCAGCCTCCATGGAACATGGGGCTTCATTAGACCAGTGCAGCTCCTGCAGCCACCCAACATGAATCTCATCTCCTTACACCTGAACTGTCCCTCTTGGGGGCAAGACTAGCTCCTGGACCTCTATGTGGACTATAGCAAGGACTTCTGCAGAAATGGAATGCCCTCCTGTGAGCTGTGATCCATCCCAGAGCCTTCTGATTTAGGCTGGTACCCGGTGTGGCCTGTGACAGGTGTCTTGAGGGGGACAATATTGCCTTTGTAAA encodes:
- the PARP16 gene encoding protein mono-ADP-ribosyltransferase PARP16 isoform X4 is translated as MQPTSWATVREAAGRDVLAADLRCSFFASALQSYKRDSVLRPFPASYARHDCKDFEALLADATKLPNLKELLQSSGDKDTWAWDLVSWILSSKVLTIHSAGKSEFEKIQKLTGAPHTPVPVPDFLFEIEYSDPANAKFYETKGERDLIYAFHGSRLENFHSIIHNGLHCHLNKTSLFGEGTYLTSDLSLALIYSPHGHGWQRSLLGPILSCVAVCEVIDHPDVKCQTKKKDSREIDRRRARIKHSEGGDIPPKYFVVTNNQLLRVKYLLVYSQKQPKSRASSQLSWVSSHWFTVMISLYLLLLLIVSVINSSAFQHFWNRVKR
- the PARP16 gene encoding protein mono-ADP-ribosyltransferase PARP16 isoform X8; translation: MQPTSWATVREAAGRDVLAADLRCSFFASALQSYKRDSVLRPFPASYARHDCKDFEALTSLFGEGTYLTSDLSLALIYSPHGHGWQRSLLGPILSCVAVCEVIDHPDVKCQTKKKDSREIDRRRARIKHSEGGDIPPKYFVVTNNQLLRVKYLLVYSQKQPKRASSQLSWVSSHWFTVMISLYLLLLLIVSVINSSAFQHFWNRVKR
- the PARP16 gene encoding protein mono-ADP-ribosyltransferase PARP16 isoform X5 is translated as MQPTSWATVREAAGRDVLAADLRCSFFASALQSYKRDSVLRPFPASYARHDCKDFEALLADATKLPNLKELLQSSGDKDTWAWDLVSWILSSKVLTIHSAGKSEFEKIQKLTGAPHTPVPVPDFLFEIEYSDPANAKFYETKGERDLIYAFHGSRLENFHSIIHNGLHCHLNKTSLFGEGTYLTSDLSLALIYSPHGHGWQRSLLGPILSCVAVCEVIDHPDVKCQTKKKDSREIDRRRARIKHSEGGDIPPKYFVVTNNQLLRVKYLLVYSQKQPKRASSQLSWVSSHWFTVMISLYLLLLLIVSVINSSAFQHFWNRVKR
- the PARP16 gene encoding protein mono-ADP-ribosyltransferase PARP16 isoform X1 is translated as MQPTSWATVREAAGRDVLAADLRCSFFASALQSYKRDSVLRPFPASYARHDCKDFEALLADATKLPNLKELLQSSGDKDTWAWDLVSWILSSKVLTIHSAGKSEFEKIQKLTGAPHTPVPVPDFLFEIEYSDPANAKFYETKGERDLIYAFHGSRLENFHSIIHNGLHCHLNKTSLFGEGTYLTSDLSLALIYSPHGHGWQRSLLGPILSCVAVCEVIDHPDVKCQTKKKDSREIDRRRARIKHSEGGDIPPKYFVVTNNQLLRVKYLLVYSQKQPKSRASSQLSWVSSHWFTVMISLYLLLLLIRAFCYSCNPSAPTMDEKGRSQRTDRKQRANQVIFF
- the PARP16 gene encoding protein mono-ADP-ribosyltransferase PARP16 isoform X6; translation: MQPTSWATVREAAGRDVLAADLRCSFFASALQSYKRDSVLRPFPASYARHDCKDFEALFEKIQKLTGAPHTPVPVPDFLFEIEYSDPANAKFYETKGERDLIYAFHGSRLENFHSIIHNGLHCHLNKTSLFGEGTYLTSDLSLALIYSPHGHGWQRSLLGPILSCVAVCEVIDHPDVKCQTKKKDSREIDRRRARIKHSEGGDIPPKYFVVTNNQLLRVKYLLVYSQKQPKSRASSQLSWVSSHWFTVMISLYLLLLLIRAFCYSCNPSAPTMDEKGRSQRTDRKQRANQVIFF
- the PARP16 gene encoding protein mono-ADP-ribosyltransferase PARP16 isoform X2: MQPTSWATVREAAGRDVLAADLRCSFFASALQSYKRDSVLRPFPASYARHDCKDFEALLADATKLPNLKELLQSSGDKDTWAWDLVSWILSSKVLTIHSAGKSEFEKIQKLTGAPHTPVPVPDFLFEIEYSDPANAKFYETKGERDLIYAFHGSRLENFHSIIHNGLHCHLNKTSLFGEGTYLTSDLSLALIYSPHGHGWQRSLLGPILSCVAVCEVIDHPDVKCQTKKKDSREIDRRRARIKHSEGGDIPPKYFVVTNNQLLRVKYLLVYSQKQPKRASSQLSWVSSHWFTVMISLYLLLLLIRAFCYSCNPSAPTMDEKGRSQRTDRKQRANQVIFF
- the PARP16 gene encoding protein mono-ADP-ribosyltransferase PARP16 isoform X7 is translated as MQPTSWATVREAAGRDVLAADLRCSFFASALQSYKRDSVLRPFPASYARHDCKDFEALLADATKLPNLKELLQSSGDKDTWAWDLVSWILSSKVLTIHSAGKSEFEKIQKLTGAPHTPVPVPDFLFEIEYSDPANAKFYETKGERDLIYAFHGSRLENFHSIIHNGLHCHLNKTSLFGEGTYLTSDLSLALIYSPHGHGWQRSLLGPILSCVAVCEVIDHPDVKCQTKKKDSREIDRRRARIKHSEGGDIPPKYFVVTNNQLLRVKYLLVYSQKQPKSVSLVHTWMV
- the PARP16 gene encoding protein mono-ADP-ribosyltransferase PARP16 isoform X3, coding for MQPTSWATVREAAGRDVLAADLRCSFFASALQSYKRDSVLRPFPASYARHDCKDFEALLADATKLPNLKELLQSSGDKDTWAWDLVSWILSSKVLTIHSAGKSEFEKIQKLTGAPHTPVPVPDFLFEIEYSDPANAKFYETKGERDLIYAFHGSRLENFHSIIHNGLHCHLNKTSLFGEGTYLTSDLSLALIYSPHGHGWQRSLLGPILSCVAVCEVIDHPDVKCQTKKKDSREIDRRRARIKHSEGGDIPPKYFVVTNNQLLRVKYLLVYSQKQPKREPSATAVTPLPQPWMRKEGVREPIENKEQIKSSFSKNYQLLITAEMEPNVCFLIFFFKVAV